The following proteins are encoded in a genomic region of Serinus canaria isolate serCan28SL12 chromosome 15, serCan2020, whole genome shotgun sequence:
- the ALKBH2 gene encoding DNA oxidative demethylase ALKBH2 isoform X2 — protein MDRFVVKLPRGQAGDGGSGGKRLRLEKPGPERPPPREIRAEGLNCDYRILFGKTEADEIFQELEKEVEYFEDEMTKLQVFGTWHKIPRKKVTYGDPGLSYTYSGVTFHPKPWIPVLTRIRERVTSETGHTFNFVLINRYKDGLDHIGEHRDDEKELVPLSPIASVTFGACRDFVFRRRGRAGAAGPGRISLQLAHGSLLLMKHPTNVHWYHSLPPRRRVLAPRVNLTFRNVLPVSRRENVQPLGSEK, from the exons ATGGACCGGTTCGTGGTTAAGCTGCCCCGTGGGCAGGCGGGGGATGGCGGCAGCGGAGGGAAGAGGCTGCGGCTGGAGAAGCCTGGCCCGGAGCGGCCGCCGCCGCGGGAGATCCGCGCCGAGGGGCTCAACTGTGATTACCGCATCCTCTTCGGCAAGACTGAGGCAGACGAGatcttccaggagctggagaaggaggtggAGTATTTCGAAG ATGAGATGACAAAGCTGCAGGTGTTTGGCACATGGCACAAGATTCCCAGGAAGAAGGTGACCTATGGAGACCCTGGCCTGTCCTACACTTACTCAGGGGTCACGTTCCACCCCAAGCCCTGGATCCCAGTGCTGACCCGGATCCGGGAGCGCGTCACCTCGGAGACGGGACACACCTTCAACTTCGTCCTCATCAACAG GTACAAAGATGGCCTGGACCACATCGGGGAGCACCGGGACGACGAGAAGGAGCTGGTTCCCCTCAGCCCCATCGCCTCGGTGACCTTCGGAGCCTGCCGGGATTTCGTGTTCcggcgccggggccgggccggggctgcgggccCGGGGAGGAtcagcctgcagctggcccACGGCAGCCTGCTCCTCATGAAGCACCCCACCAACGTGCACTGGTACCACAGCCTGCCCCCACGCAGGAGAGTGCTGGCCCCCAGGGTCAACCTCACCTTCAGGAATGTCCTGCCCGTGTCCAGGAGGGAAAATGTTCAGCCTTTGGGCTCTGAAAAGTGA
- the USP30 gene encoding ubiquitin carboxyl-terminal hydrolase 30 isoform X1, whose amino-acid sequence MLADGPVRRLLRAGEGARHRAMRSWGVLGGAAAALAAGIYVLWGPISGRKRRRRGLVPGLLNLGNTCFMNSLLQGLSSCPSFIRWLEEFTAQYRTEQEQPQEQPQHLSVTLLQLLRALSCQEVPEDDVLDASCLLEVLRMNRWQISSFEEQDAHELFHVLTSSLEDERDQQPRVTHLFDVHSLEQPEIIQKQISCRTRGCLPPVSNHWKSQHPFHGRLTSNMVCKHCEHQSPVRFDTFDSLSLSIPAAVWGRPMTLDHCLHHFISSESVKDVVCDNCTKIQAQGILNGQNIENQRTTFVKQLKLGKLPQCLCIHLQRLSWSNQGTPLKRHEHVQFNEFLVMDIYKYRVPGPKSCKEQLSQKNPEETTPGIKDGRAGKPSDAEQPAGTKPLFMNGASSSSSPSFLMSPGTFPLAAFPECRAPLYLYRLMAVVVHHGDMHSGHFVTFRRAPGARGSQWLWISDESVRRASLHEVLAASAYLLFYERVHGRAQPQSPAQS is encoded by the exons ATGCTGGCGGACGGGCCGGTGCGGCGGCTGCTGCGGGCGGGGGAGGGGGCCAG GCACCGAGCCATGCGGAgctggggagtgctggggggcgcggcggcggcgctggcggCCGGGATTTACGTCCTGTGGGGCCCCATCAGCGGCAGGAAACGGCGGCGGAGAG GGCTCGTGCCAGGCCTCCTGAACCTGGGCAACACGTGCTTCATgaattccctgctgcagggcttgtcctcctgcccctccttcaTCAGGTGGCTGGAGGAGTTCACAGCCCAGtacaggacagagcaggagcagccccaggagcagccccagcacctctcagtgactctgctgcagctcctcagag ctctgtcctgccaggAGGTGCCAGAGGACGATGTCCTGGatgccagctgcctgctggaggtGCTCAGGATGAACAGGTGGCAGATCTCCTCCTTTGAGGAGCAG GATGCCCATGAGCTGTTCCATGTCCTGACCTCTTCCCTGGAGGACGAGCGGGACCAGCAGCCCCGTGTGACCCATCTGTTTGATGTGCATTCCCTGGAG CAACCAGAAATAATCCAAAAGCAAATAAGCTGCAGAACAAGAG GATGTCTTCCCCCTGTGTCCAACCACTGGAAATCTcagcaccctttccatggaagGCTGACCAGCAACATGGTCTGCAAACACTGTGAACACcag AGCCCTGTGAGGTTTGACACCTTTGACAGCCTCTCCCTGAGCAttccagcagctgtgtgg GGTCGTCCCATGACACTGGACCATTGCCTCCATCACTTCATCTCCTCAGAGTCTGTCAAGGATGTTGTGTGTGACAACTGCACCAAA ATCCAGGCACAAGGAATTCTGAATGGACAGAACATAGAAAACCAGAGAACAACATTTGTTAAGCAATTAAAGTTAGGAAAG cTGCCCCAGTGTTTGTGCATCCACCTGCAAAGGCTGAGCTGGTCAAACCAAGGCACTCCCCTGAAGAGACACGAACACGTCCAGTTCAATGAGTTCCTGGTCATGGACATCTACAAATATCGAGTTCCTGGTCCCAAAtcctgcaaggagcagctcagccagaaAAACCCTGAGGAGACAACCCCTGGAATAAAGgatgggagagcagggaaaccTTCAG ATGCAGAACAACCAGCTGGTACCAAACCTCTCTTCATGAATGgtgcctcttcctcctcctctccctcattTTTAATGTCCCCAGGAACTTTCCCACTTGCTGCATTCCCTGAGTGCAG GGCCCCGCTGTACCTGTACCGCCTGATGGCTGTGGTGGTGCACCACGGGGACATGCACTCGGGACACTTCGTCACCTTCCGACGCGCGCCGGGCGCCCGCGGCAGCCAGTGGCTCTGGATCTCGGATGAGTCCGTGCGCAGGGCCAGCCTGCACgaggtgctggcagccagcGCCTACCTGCTGTTCTACGAGCGTGTGCACGGTCgggcccagccccagagcccggcccagagctga
- the USP30 gene encoding ubiquitin carboxyl-terminal hydrolase 30 isoform X2 has product MRSWGVLGGAAAALAAGIYVLWGPISGRKRRRRGLVPGLLNLGNTCFMNSLLQGLSSCPSFIRWLEEFTAQYRTEQEQPQEQPQHLSVTLLQLLRALSCQEVPEDDVLDASCLLEVLRMNRWQISSFEEQDAHELFHVLTSSLEDERDQQPRVTHLFDVHSLEQPEIIQKQISCRTRGCLPPVSNHWKSQHPFHGRLTSNMVCKHCEHQSPVRFDTFDSLSLSIPAAVWGRPMTLDHCLHHFISSESVKDVVCDNCTKIQAQGILNGQNIENQRTTFVKQLKLGKLPQCLCIHLQRLSWSNQGTPLKRHEHVQFNEFLVMDIYKYRVPGPKSCKEQLSQKNPEETTPGIKDGRAGKPSDAEQPAGTKPLFMNGASSSSSPSFLMSPGTFPLAAFPECRAPLYLYRLMAVVVHHGDMHSGHFVTFRRAPGARGSQWLWISDESVRRASLHEVLAASAYLLFYERVHGRAQPQSPAQS; this is encoded by the exons ATGCGGAgctggggagtgctggggggcgcggcggcggcgctggcggCCGGGATTTACGTCCTGTGGGGCCCCATCAGCGGCAGGAAACGGCGGCGGAGAG GGCTCGTGCCAGGCCTCCTGAACCTGGGCAACACGTGCTTCATgaattccctgctgcagggcttgtcctcctgcccctccttcaTCAGGTGGCTGGAGGAGTTCACAGCCCAGtacaggacagagcaggagcagccccaggagcagccccagcacctctcagtgactctgctgcagctcctcagag ctctgtcctgccaggAGGTGCCAGAGGACGATGTCCTGGatgccagctgcctgctggaggtGCTCAGGATGAACAGGTGGCAGATCTCCTCCTTTGAGGAGCAG GATGCCCATGAGCTGTTCCATGTCCTGACCTCTTCCCTGGAGGACGAGCGGGACCAGCAGCCCCGTGTGACCCATCTGTTTGATGTGCATTCCCTGGAG CAACCAGAAATAATCCAAAAGCAAATAAGCTGCAGAACAAGAG GATGTCTTCCCCCTGTGTCCAACCACTGGAAATCTcagcaccctttccatggaagGCTGACCAGCAACATGGTCTGCAAACACTGTGAACACcag AGCCCTGTGAGGTTTGACACCTTTGACAGCCTCTCCCTGAGCAttccagcagctgtgtgg GGTCGTCCCATGACACTGGACCATTGCCTCCATCACTTCATCTCCTCAGAGTCTGTCAAGGATGTTGTGTGTGACAACTGCACCAAA ATCCAGGCACAAGGAATTCTGAATGGACAGAACATAGAAAACCAGAGAACAACATTTGTTAAGCAATTAAAGTTAGGAAAG cTGCCCCAGTGTTTGTGCATCCACCTGCAAAGGCTGAGCTGGTCAAACCAAGGCACTCCCCTGAAGAGACACGAACACGTCCAGTTCAATGAGTTCCTGGTCATGGACATCTACAAATATCGAGTTCCTGGTCCCAAAtcctgcaaggagcagctcagccagaaAAACCCTGAGGAGACAACCCCTGGAATAAAGgatgggagagcagggaaaccTTCAG ATGCAGAACAACCAGCTGGTACCAAACCTCTCTTCATGAATGgtgcctcttcctcctcctctccctcattTTTAATGTCCCCAGGAACTTTCCCACTTGCTGCATTCCCTGAGTGCAG GGCCCCGCTGTACCTGTACCGCCTGATGGCTGTGGTGGTGCACCACGGGGACATGCACTCGGGACACTTCGTCACCTTCCGACGCGCGCCGGGCGCCCGCGGCAGCCAGTGGCTCTGGATCTCGGATGAGTCCGTGCGCAGGGCCAGCCTGCACgaggtgctggcagccagcGCCTACCTGCTGTTCTACGAGCGTGTGCACGGTCgggcccagccccagagcccggcccagagctga
- the ALKBH2 gene encoding DNA oxidative demethylase ALKBH2 isoform X1 translates to MDRFVVKLPRGQAGDGGSGGKRLRLEKPGPERPPPREIRAEGLNCDYRILFGKTEADEIFQELEKEVEYFEDEMTKLQVFGTWHKIPRKKVTYGDPGLSYTYSGVTFHPKPWIPVLTRIRERVTSETGHTFNFVLINRVNSQVQRWPGPHRGAPGRREGAGSPQPHRLGDLRSLPGFRVPAPGPGRGCGPGEDQPAAGPRQPAPHEAPHQRALVPQPAPTQESAGPQGQPHLQECPARVQEGKCSAFGL, encoded by the exons ATGGACCGGTTCGTGGTTAAGCTGCCCCGTGGGCAGGCGGGGGATGGCGGCAGCGGAGGGAAGAGGCTGCGGCTGGAGAAGCCTGGCCCGGAGCGGCCGCCGCCGCGGGAGATCCGCGCCGAGGGGCTCAACTGTGATTACCGCATCCTCTTCGGCAAGACTGAGGCAGACGAGatcttccaggagctggagaaggaggtggAGTATTTCGAAG ATGAGATGACAAAGCTGCAGGTGTTTGGCACATGGCACAAGATTCCCAGGAAGAAGGTGACCTATGGAGACCCTGGCCTGTCCTACACTTACTCAGGGGTCACGTTCCACCCCAAGCCCTGGATCCCAGTGCTGACCCGGATCCGGGAGCGCGTCACCTCGGAGACGGGACACACCTTCAACTTCGTCCTCATCAACAG AGTCAATTCCCAGGTACAAAGATGGCCTGGACCACATCGGGGAGCACCGGGACGACGAGAAGGAGCTGGTTCCCCTCAGCCCCATCGCCTCGGTGACCTTCGGAGCCTGCCGGGATTTCGTGTTCcggcgccggggccgggccggggctgcgggccCGGGGAGGAtcagcctgcagctggcccACGGCAGCCTGCTCCTCATGAAGCACCCCACCAACGTGCACTGGTACCACAGCCTGCCCCCACGCAGGAGAGTGCTGGCCCCCAGGGTCAACCTCACCTTCAGGAATGTCCTGCCCGTGTCCAGGAGGGAAAATGTTCAGCCTTTGGGCTCTGA